ATAACCACATATGATCCTCATATAAATCCTGATAGTAATCTAAATGAAGCAATTAAAGATTCTGAATTAATCGTAATTCTATCAGACCATGACGAATTCAAAGAATTAGACTATGATTTAATAAAAGAAGAGATGGAAAATCCAATAATATTAGATACCAAATCCATAATTCAAGATGTTCCCAAAGGAATAACTCTTTACAACTATGGAAATCTATATGAACTTCAAGGATAGGTTTTAAAATGGCCGAAAGTGGAATTTGGAATAAAATTCTAAACCATCCTCTGGGAGATATGGACGTTGGAATATCTCCAGATAGGTTAATGGCATTAACAGACGGCGTATTTGCAATAGCTATAACGCTTCTTATTTTAGGAATAGCATTGCCAACGTCAATATTTGCAAATTCCGAGTCTATGGTAAACTTCTTGCATTCAACTTTAAATCGTTTGATTACAGTAATTATTAGTTTTATTATTCTAGGAGAATATTGGATACAGCACCATAATTTTATAAAATTAAGACGTATCAATATTCCTTTTTTATGGTTAAACATATTCTATTTACTTTTTATTATGTTCATCCCATTTACAACTTCAATCATATGCCAATACAATGAATTTACAGTATCTGAAGTTCTATTTGGAATTGATATTACGCTTACCTCAGTTATTTCTTTAATTATGTACTGGTATGCCTTAAAAACAGATTTATTAAAGGATGAAGAAAACGA
The genomic region above belongs to Methanobrevibacter sp. and contains:
- a CDS encoding TMEM175 family protein, with amino-acid sequence MAESGIWNKILNHPLGDMDVGISPDRLMALTDGVFAIAITLLILGIALPTSIFANSESMVNFLHSTLNRLITVIISFIILGEYWIQHHNFIKLRRINIPFLWLNIFYLLFIMFIPFTTSIICQYNEFTVSEVLFGIDITLTSVISLIMYWYALKTDLLKDEENEVEKRYALKSLSSLIYITVIIDLLMYFVSPQLLVLFLIIPLYSIFLAVKKEKTLNDEKLEIYEKPHILANIKKDKIIQFMLSSKIEDYINTNYKNYDELSKNEKKEIKKEALDDLKIQLNKIIDEGKESIED